The genomic window CACCTATAAATATACAACGTAACTCTCCATGACTGCATCTCCCAAAATTGATACACAAAAAATATTGAGATTATTAAGAATAATTATCATCAAGTGTTCGATCGATAGATCATCATGACTAACAAGTTAATAACCATGataaatcttttttcaattttccTTCTGGTTTCAGGTTGATATATCTCTGTTATTACTAGACCTATATCAATATTATATATTCTACATCAAGATTATTAAATGTGTTCTTTAACTCTTTGCATGCAGCTCTCTCGATAACACTTCATCAAGTGGCTGAAGGCGCAACGATTTGTAGAGATCAATGGGAGGTTACTAACTGCGACGATTTTAACTTTTGTCGCAATAAATGTTTGAAACTTCATCCGGGGCCCATGACATGGTCACGTTGCATAGATTTAGCAGAAGCTTTCTATTGTATCTGTGAATTCTCTTGCTGATTATTTAGTACATTTTAACATGGGTTTTGCCTACAAGAATTTTACATGTTGCTATTACAAAATGATCATGGAGAGAAAAAGAGACTTAAATAGTTCTCATTTCATTTCTGGTTGTATTGCTGATATTGTATCGAATGAATGGACAAATATCAAGCcaatattttagattttttttttatagtattagaatttaaaaataagcttaaaatttagaatttaaagtaTTCAGAGTTGATTAAgtattgataaaaaataataaattttgtttattATGCAACATTACTCTTATTTAATATAACTCGCACGCATTTCTTTTCATATCTAAAGCCTGTCCAATGCAACAGATATCTTGAAGAAGGTGAAAATCAAAGTATTGAAGAGAAAGAATAAGATAGTAGAagaaatgcaaactaactaatgAACGTTCTATTTCTTAATCTTGCCAGCTTGATTCAGAAGGTGCATATTTGTGATATCTCTCGCTCTATGATTTATTGCTCTCACACTCCTCTTCATCAATCACTTGCTGAATTCTCAATCCTCCTTCGTTCTTCTCCATTGTTAATCTCAATCTTCTCtcattttttcttattcttcttcttttgttaACTCTGCCTTTTTCATGTGCCCAAAGGCTATAGAGACTTGTTACAACTCAAGAATTAGAATGCCCACTAGAATTACTTTTAGCTATAGGGTTACTTTGTAATAAATATACGGTTCCACAACCCTAATTTTTCGAATTTCAAAACTAAAAATACAAATGATTGGTTTGAGTTGGTTTATGTTATAGTTTGTTAgctaaatatataattaaaaattattgcgAGGAGCTAAAAGAACAATGAGGACAATAGAAAGGGATAACTAATAAATAACAATAGGAGTTTATGGTCTTTGataaataactaataaatatATAAGAACCTATTGACAACGCAAATAGCATCCAAGAACAATGGATATATCatcagcaagcttcctttcttCACTCACTTCTCAACCTAATCTTCCTAGACTAACTACCAACACAAGTGTTGaatcatttttttcatttttgcatTCTCATGCAAGAGAATTAGCAGAGAGCTATCTCCCTAAACTTGCAAGTTCTTGAGTCTCTCCCCTGCATCAATATACAACTCTAAGTTTAAAGATCCATATATCTTACTttcgtgtgtgtgtgtgagattCACGTATTTCAATTCCAATCAACTGTTGACGTCAGCTACGGCTATGGCTGCTACTGTCTCCCCAATGAAGAGCTATAAAGTATTAATCAACTTTATCAGATAATAATGATTATTGACATAAACATCCAGTTTGCAGAAGTTACTAGAGTCTAGAGGTGGCATTTTCCTTTTTGTTAGGGAAAAAGCTATAACCActatgtaatttatttttattattttacttgtGTATTTTGcacctttaatttttttttgaattaaaaagtgCTCAACACAACAAGGTGGAGCAAACAGATATAAGAAACAGAAGATAACGTAAATAGAAACCCATCAACCCCTCATCATCTCCAGCATTGCCATCAATAGCCAAAGGGAGTACCACCAATCTACTCATCGGATAGCAAAAAGGACCTGCTGATGACTTCCTCTACTCTTGAGCCATGATTATTGAAGACACGGTTATTCCTTTCTAACCAAATTGCCCAGATCACAGCAAAGAAGCCAACCAACCACCGCTTTCTCTCAACTTTTCGATGTGAAGCATGTGTCCAACTCTCAAAATGTTGCTTCAGTGTTTCAGGTACGGTCCAAGCCCTTCCAAGGGCAAACAGCCAtgcgcaccacacctgccaagtgagCTCACAGCCAAGAAACAGATGGACAGCCGACTCAACAGCCTTGCAACATAAAGGACACATGTTATCGAGCTGGCCAATCACCCCTAGCCTGGAAAGCCTTTCTTTAGTATTCACCCTCCCAACCAAGACAAACCAAGTGAACAGTTCAATCCTTTGCGGGACAAATCCCCTCCAAATAACACTAGTGAAGCTATAACTAGTAATTTCCTCCGGGAGGACTACTTCCTGCAACCTCGTCACAAAGGATTTAGTTGAAAAAATACCAGTTCTGTCAAATTTCCAAATCACCTTGTCCTCTCGCTCCATTGTTAGCTTAACCGATCGTAGTGTCTCGTGAAGGTGGTTCAAAAGGTCTAGCTCCCACTGAAACAATTGTCTCCTCCATTGGAAGCTCCATATCCACTCCAACCCATCCCAGAACCCGCAGTCCCCTATTACAGATCCTTTAAGATTCGAGACCGAGAAAAGTCTTGGAAACAGATCTTTCAAGACCCCATCAGGGTGCCAGACGTCCTCCCAGAACCTGGTTGATCTGCCGTTCCCAACCTCCATTGATAGGCCTCTGATCATTGTCTCCCTAACTTGTGGTTCCCTTATTTGAAGCTGACATATATCCTTCCAAGGACCCCCTCTGGTGGGAACAGGTTGCCCATGCAGCGTCTCAAAAGGGTTCATGTTATTACAAGAGCAGACCACTTTTTTCCAAAGGGGGCACTCCTCTTTCgaaaaccgccaccaccacttaaacaaaagAGCGGTATTCCGAAGCACTGCATCTCCAACTCCCAAACCACCCACCTTTTTAGGTGCCATCACTACCTCCCACTTCACTAGTGGCATCCCCATTCTCCCATCCTCTTGACTCCACAAGAACCGCCGTTGTAAGGAAATCAACTTCTCTGCTACTGCCTTTGGCATCTTGTACAAGCTCAGATAATAGATAGGCAAGCTATTAAGGACAGATTTTATGAGCACCAGCTTACCCGCCTTATTGAGCGTCTTTGCTTTCCACAGGCCCAGCTTGTCTTCCACTTTGTCAATCACTGGTTGCCACGTTTTCACAAGTCTCGGATTCGCTCCCAATGAGATGCCCAGGTATCGAACAGGGAGAGTTGCCTCCTTACAATCCAGCAAGCAACACATCTCCCGTGTCCATCGCTGATCACAGTTAACCGGAATGAGACTtgacttttcaaaattaatgctcaaCCCGGACATCAGCTCGAAGCACCGCAGTAGACGCTTATAATTCTTGATGGTCTCTTCCTCTGGAGGGCAAAAAAGAATAGTATCGTCTGCAAACTGTAGGTGTGACAACTCAATGTTATCTCGTCCAACTAATAGCGGAAGTATGCGGCCATTCCTCACCGCCTCTTCTATCATTCGATGAAGAACATCCACAACTAACACAAACAGGAAGGGAGATAAAGGGTCTCCTTGCCGTAGCCCCCTTTCCATTTTGAAGGGTTTAGTTGGAGCTCCATTGATTAGGACTGACATGGACGCAGAACATACACACTCCTTGATCCACCCCCTCCAACGATTTCCAAAACCCATCTTCTGCAGAACGATGTCAACAAAACTCCATTTGACCCGGTCATACGCCTTCTGAAAATCCAGTTTAATAATTGCAGAGCTACGTCTTCTGGATTTTAGCCAATGCACAGTTTCACACGCTATCAGAGCCCCGTCATGGATTTTCCTACCCTGCACAAAAGTCGTCTGAGTCTCGCCCACTAAACCTGGCATCACATGCCGCATCCTTCGAACCATGACTTTAGATATGACCTTATAAACGCACCCCACCATACTAATCGGTCGAAAGTCTTTTATCTCTGTAGCTCCAACGAACTTCGGTGCCAGCGCCACCCAAGTGACATTTGAGCCCCTAGGTAGTACAGCTGATTGGAAGAATCCCAACACTGCTTCTGTGAATTCCCTCCCAATACTTCTTAATGAAATTCATATTATACCCATCACTCCCAGGAGCTTTTGAAGACTCACAATCCCATACTGCAGCCTTTATTTCTTCTGCACTTGGCATCACTTCCAGCTCTGCTGCCTCCTCCCCAGTTATTCGCCTAACCAGCCCATCCCGGATTCCAATATTAGGTGAATGTTCCTGGTGATACAACTCTTTGTAGAAATCTCGTATAGCTACCTTTATCCGTGCTTGATTCCTTACTATTCTGCCTTGTATCCTTAAGGCTTCAATCCGATTGCTCCTCCTGCGAGCTGATGCAAGATTGTGGAAGTATCTAGTGTTTTTATCCATCTTCTTAGCATGCCTAGATcgtgacatctgcttccaatggatTTCCTTTCTAATATACCATTTCTTACAAGAGCTCACAAGCGCCTTCCTTCTCGCCTCCATTGTTCCATCATATACTCCATGACTCACCATATCATCTACCTTCCTGATCTCCTCCTCAAACCTACTAATCCTCATGTCTAGATCACCAAATTTCTCTTTATGCCATCTCCCCATTGGAATCGTCATAGCCTTTAGTTTATCCATGAACTGCATCTCCCCGATGCTCCTCCATTCCTCCTTTACCATTCTCAAAAATCCATCATGAGTAAACCATGAATCCAGGCTTCGAAACGGTCTCGACTCCCCTCCTAACTTAGTTACGTTCATGATCATCGGACAATGGTCTGACAGTCCTCTTGGGCCCCCCCGTAACATTGTTTCAGAAAATTCTTCCAACCATTCCAAATTAACCAAGACCCTGTCAATACGACTACATGATTGGCCCCGGAACCATGTGAACTGCCTATCAGACAAAACTAGATCCACCAACTCCATATCATGAATCCAAGATTTAAACTCTACTGCAGACCTTGGCAGAGACATGGCCCCCAGTCGTTCTTCCACTTGAACAATTTCGTTAAAATCCCCCATGAAACAAAACGGTACCTGACATAAACCGGACAAGAAGCTTAGCTCTTCCCACACTACAAGCTTTTCCTCCCTACCATGTTCACCATAAACCAAGCAGAACGCACACCAAAAATTATTCTTTACCAGCACTCCATCCACACAAATCCACCTAGCTCCTTTATAGCAGCAACTTAAATTAAAAACCGTGTTATCCCACATCAATAACAGGCCGCCAGAAGCACCTTCGGCCTCCACAAACTCCCAACCCACTCCATCACTACCCCACAACTGCACTACCTCAAATTTAGTCACCACCGCTTTCTTTGTCTCTATTAAGCCTAGTACATGCACATTGAACTTCTTCCTAAGATTTTTAACCATACTCAATTTTCCAGTTCCCGCCAACCCCCGCACATTCCAGGATGCAAAAGTCATTGTAAAACAGTATTACACACCTGCTTCCTATTTTTTGGGCGACTCCTTCTAGCCTTTTCTTTCTGTTTAGCCAATTTCTTTCTCAAAGCGATCTTCTCATTCTGTGCCTGGAGTATCGCCATGATATCGTCTTCCTCATCATAAGGCTCTGCTCCAGATTCCACCGCCAAGTTCCAAGCTATTCTGTTTTCTTGTGTGTCTGCTGCCCTTCCGGTCCCAGACGTTTTCAACTCTCCTTCGCTCTCTACAACATGTGGGTCCAGCTCTAAACCTGCCAGTGATACCCCCTCCCCCAATCCCTCTGTCACCAATGTCACTGACAGCCCGGCCTCTGAACCGGTAACTGGGCCAGCCGCGGCATTGCCCTTTACCAAACTCTCTTGGCATTGTAACACCCCAGCGGTCGTTGTTGCCATAGCTACCCCCAAGTCCTCAGCCAAACGCCGTTCCCCTGCTACTCGGCCATTAGCACTCTTCCAATCGCTTCCCAAAATTTCATCATCCTCGCCGGATCCCTCAAACCCAGACCGATTCCCTGCGCCATGTCCAACCTCTCCCGTATCACCCAAAGCCCCATTCGCAATCTTCCGGCCCTCCCCTTCATCTGTGCCAACCTTCTCAACCGCCAACAGGGGCGATGTTCTCGCAACAGCAGCCACGCTGCTTGCCCTCACCCGACTCGGCTCCCCCTCCCACCACAAGTATATCGCATGTCGTCCCCTTCCTCAGATCCCACCGTAGGTACCATCCGCAAGCACCCCAAACCGGACACCGGACCAGCCCGTTCCTCCCGGCCCCCCTCCTTGCCCGCTGCAAACCCTCCCATGGCTCTTGGAGATTCATCAGCCTCTTGCTGACAGACACCCTCTAATGCCCTCGTGCCCTCACGCACACACACCTGAAGCTCAACCCGATCCAATACCGGCGCCACTTGAGACTTAGCCCGGCCCAACTCCTGCCTCCTTTCACACTCATCACGTGGGCTACCAAACTGCAAGCCCAATTGAGCAACCTTAGAGTTCGTTGAACAGCTTTGGGCTGCTACACTATAATTAATCACTTGACCATGTGTTGGACCTACCCATCTCCTACTACTAGTGACGTCCCCTTCAGTCTTCTCCCCACCCGTTGCCAGATCCCAGGACACAGTCCTCTCCGAGTCATCACCCTCAACATTCGGTGAAGACTCCGCACATCTAGCCTTCGTCACGCTTGGACTAACTGCATTGATTGCGTCCCTCTTcggttcaaaatttaaaagtttgttaCTCCACTCATTCAAAATTTCTGAGGAAATTACAGATCCACCCTTCACCGGCTCATCCTCCCTTACTGTCCATGCCATCAACTCCGCCGCTGCATCCCAGCTCAACCGTTGCGCAGGACTCTGAGCATCCGCATCAGTACATCCACGACCTCCAGTAGCACAACCTTCTCCAAGAACAAAGCCCCGGTTACCTCCCCTCCCACCATTCGTCCCATGATCAAAGGAAGCGTAGGCGCCACTTCCCACCTCTGTGACAAACGCATCAAACATATCCGTTTCAACAGCGATACCAATTCGTTCATGGATTACCTCAAATCTGTCCGTCTCAATTAACACACGTCCCATGCTGAACGA from Arachis ipaensis cultivar K30076 chromosome B09, Araip1.1, whole genome shotgun sequence includes these protein-coding regions:
- the LOC107615306 gene encoding uncharacterized protein LOC107615306 → MTFASWNVRGLAGTGKLSMVKNLRKKFNVHVLGLIETKKAVVTKFEVVQLWGSDGVGWEFVEAEGASGGLLLMWDNTVFNLSCCYKGARWICVDGVLVKNNFWCAFCLVYGEHGREEKLVVWEELSFLSGLCQVPFCFMGDFNEIVQVEERLGAMSLPRSAVEFKSWIHDMELVDLVLSDRQFTWFRGQSCSRIDRVLVNLEWLEEFSETMLRGGPRGLSDHCPMIMNVTKLGGESRPFRSLDSWFTHDGFLRMVKEEWRSIGEMQFMDKLKAMTIPMGRWHKEKFGDLDMRISRFEEEIRKVDDMVSHGVYDGTMEARRKALVSSCKKWYIRKEIHWKQMSRSRHAKKMDKNTRYFHNLASARRRSNRIEALRIQGRIVRNQARIKVAIRDFYKELYHQEHSPNIGIRDGLVRRITGEEAAELEVMPSAEEIKAAVWDCESSKAPGSDGYNMNFIKKYWEGIHRSSVGILPISCTT